The Pseudomonadota bacterium genome includes a window with the following:
- a CDS encoding TetR family transcriptional regulator encodes MGQKDTKERILDAAEILFAEDGYHATSLRGITRKAEANLAAVNYHFGSKEELVAEVIKRRLVPLNELRTQGLMALIEMAEKEKSQPEVEAILRAFIETTLVFMETTPGANSFITLIGRALAEPDDTVRKIFIGLMEPVFKMMMQGLGMALPDYPKEVLFWRLHFMIGATSHTLRCIDKCPIDIDGRSPVENANSLVAMLLPFVTAGMEAPI; translated from the coding sequence ATGGGACAGAAAGACACAAAAGAACGAATCCTTGATGCAGCTGAAATTCTCTTTGCGGAGGACGGCTATCATGCCACTTCTTTGCGGGGGATTACCAGGAAAGCTGAGGCGAATCTGGCTGCGGTCAACTACCATTTCGGCTCAAAGGAAGAGCTTGTTGCCGAGGTTATCAAGCGGCGCCTGGTGCCGTTGAATGAACTGAGAACTCAAGGGTTGATGGCGCTTATCGAAATGGCTGAAAAGGAGAAAAGTCAGCCTGAAGTTGAAGCAATTCTCCGGGCATTTATTGAAACAACCCTTGTTTTCATGGAAACAACTCCTGGGGCAAACAGTTTTATCACATTGATCGGCAGGGCGTTGGCTGAGCCGGATGACACGGTGCGCAAAATTTTTATAGGTTTGATGGAGCCGGTATTCAAGATGATGATGCAAGGGCTTGGGATGGCCCTTCCTGATTACCCCAAAGAAGTCCTTTTCTGGCGACTGCATTTCATGATAGGCGCAACCAGTCACACACTGCGCTGTATCGATAAGTGCCCCATTGATATTGACGGCAGAAGCCCGGTTGAAAACGCCAACTCCCTGGTGGCCATGCTTCTGCCCTTTGTCACTGCCGGAATGGAGGCACCAATATGA
- a CDS encoding PAS domain-containing protein → MEYETRWDDFLIAEHELIERAMAVLKDNLEQIDAESEDLHQIKRALDFLLEFGDKIHNKKEEQQLFPLMGQRGIPVDGGPLGVMLMEHQAERELIQKMLMQVGGLKDAHKDDRQEFRDKGIDYLKIRAEHIWKENDILYPMARNVLQADDAENLLREFIKIDQETYGPEARGNFVKMVEEAEKGRSEKTRLINGLSYEQIHAIMEAMPFEVTFVDAEDTVAYFNRLDKEKLFPRTRSVIGRKVEKCHPEKSVGTVQKIVTGFKERTLDKAEFWIDFRNDKVLIRYFPVYSDDGQYMGVLEVTQAIGEIQKIQGQKRLLD, encoded by the coding sequence ATGGAATACGAAACCAGGTGGGATGATTTTCTAATTGCTGAACACGAGCTGATTGAACGGGCCATGGCGGTTTTGAAGGATAATCTCGAACAGATTGATGCGGAATCAGAAGACCTGCACCAGATAAAACGGGCTCTGGATTTCCTGCTTGAGTTCGGCGATAAAATTCACAACAAAAAGGAAGAGCAACAACTCTTTCCTCTTATGGGACAAAGAGGTATTCCGGTTGACGGCGGCCCCCTGGGTGTCATGCTCATGGAGCACCAGGCCGAACGGGAATTGATTCAAAAAATGCTCATGCAGGTCGGCGGACTTAAAGATGCCCATAAAGATGACCGACAGGAATTCAGGGATAAGGGCATCGATTATCTTAAAATCCGCGCCGAACACATCTGGAAGGAAAACGATATTCTCTATCCCATGGCAAGAAACGTGCTGCAGGCCGATGACGCAGAGAATCTCCTGAGAGAATTTATCAAAATTGACCAGGAAACCTACGGCCCGGAAGCGCGGGGTAATTTTGTAAAAATGGTGGAGGAGGCGGAAAAAGGCCGGTCCGAAAAAACAAGATTGATCAACGGTCTCTCATACGAACAGATCCATGCAATCATGGAAGCCATGCCTTTTGAGGTCACCTTTGTTGATGCCGAAGATACGGTTGCCTATTTCAATCGACTGGACAAAGAAAAACTTTTCCCGCGCACACGATCGGTGATTGGCAGAAAGGTGGAAAAATGCCACCCGGAAAAGAGCGTCGGAACAGTTCAAAAAATAGTTACCGGATTCAAAGAGCGAACCCTGGATAAAGCGGAATTCTGGATTGATTTCCGCAACGACAAGGTCCTGATCCGCTACTTCCCGGTCTATAGTGATGATGGTCAATATATGGGGGTTCTCGAAGTAACCCAGGCCATTGGTGAAATCCAGAAAATCCAGGGCCAGAAAAGATTGCTGGATTAA
- a CDS encoding HAMP domain-containing histidine kinase, which yields MKRLQVFILIFFLGLVFPLSYLLVRTYASLAQEEEAELRYFAETLFDRMEGELAQLVQREEGRAVDEYGVSAMTGTGKSQGKTFLTAIPAEPYILGYFQNDPDGSFQSPLMMDSDDKNPGKEEVLAQLKGINASFNRKRFAVGEIPEKDQPRKIAAVSNEVKSKKQASVADRYFLAERVKEEKTRLGQEQRRVEEISITQAQNIAPRQELYEQQAVASPAPMADESAWASPQPNRAGSGFGRGADADTDGLSRSLEMQAVEEESSGEGQKNDSLFSSRRYRSEALDQGRRPSAPVTRNRFQVEVNPLQSVAIDKNHYYIFRRIILNEQIYRQGFVLKASDFLNYLIETDFAGQPLARFTNLRLSVLENGAEKLGNEAGASSNQPEFELERIFPRPFSFLKARIACDRIPESPGRKTLHLMTMVLAAVVLLGLFALYHSARVIVDMSERRSGFVSSVTHELKTPLTNIRMYIEMLEQGIARDQEREQEYFRILGSESSRLSRLINNVLEFSRLERKQRPLDLQEGSFEEVIKEVEDVMGEKIRQEGFELIIENTIARPFSYDREVMIQVLINLLENSMKFSRNSTIREIRLQARQSEKQTLISVSDKGPGIGPQALKKVFDDFYREENTLTRTTKGTGIGLALVKKFVTAMGGKVAAQNNKGPGCTVTISLPN from the coding sequence GTGAAAAGACTGCAGGTATTTATCCTGATCTTCTTTTTGGGGTTGGTCTTTCCCCTTTCCTATCTGCTGGTGCGCACCTATGCCAGCCTGGCTCAGGAGGAAGAGGCGGAGCTCAGGTATTTTGCCGAGACCCTGTTTGACCGGATGGAAGGCGAGCTTGCGCAACTGGTGCAACGGGAGGAGGGGCGCGCCGTGGATGAATACGGGGTGAGCGCCATGACCGGCACCGGAAAATCCCAGGGGAAAACATTTCTGACTGCAATTCCTGCTGAGCCCTATATCCTTGGATATTTTCAGAACGACCCTGATGGATCTTTCCAGTCTCCATTGATGATGGATAGCGACGATAAAAACCCGGGCAAAGAAGAGGTTCTCGCGCAGCTCAAAGGCATTAATGCAAGTTTTAACCGTAAACGGTTTGCCGTGGGTGAGATTCCTGAAAAGGATCAACCGCGGAAAATTGCAGCCGTTTCCAATGAGGTAAAATCTAAAAAACAGGCAAGTGTTGCGGACCGATATTTTCTGGCGGAGCGGGTCAAAGAGGAGAAAACCCGGCTTGGGCAGGAGCAACGACGGGTTGAGGAAATTTCCATCACCCAGGCGCAGAATATAGCGCCACGGCAGGAGCTATATGAACAGCAAGCGGTTGCCAGTCCTGCTCCAATGGCGGACGAGTCGGCATGGGCATCCCCGCAGCCGAATAGGGCAGGCTCCGGTTTTGGCAGAGGCGCTGATGCTGATACAGACGGGCTTTCAAGGTCTCTGGAGATGCAGGCGGTAGAGGAAGAATCGTCAGGAGAAGGTCAAAAGAATGATAGTTTGTTTTCTTCCCGGCGATATCGTTCGGAGGCGCTAGATCAGGGGCGCAGGCCGTCGGCGCCGGTGACCAGAAACAGGTTCCAGGTCGAGGTGAACCCCCTGCAGTCAGTTGCAATCGACAAAAATCATTATTACATCTTCCGGCGCATAATCCTCAACGAGCAGATATACCGGCAGGGATTTGTTCTCAAGGCAAGTGATTTTCTTAACTACCTGATTGAAACGGATTTTGCCGGCCAGCCGTTGGCGCGGTTTACAAATCTGCGGCTTTCGGTTCTTGAAAACGGTGCAGAAAAACTGGGGAATGAAGCGGGGGCGTCATCGAACCAGCCTGAATTTGAACTTGAGCGGATATTCCCGCGACCTTTTTCATTTCTTAAGGCACGAATTGCCTGTGATCGGATTCCGGAATCTCCGGGCAGAAAGACCCTGCACCTGATGACCATGGTTCTTGCGGCAGTGGTTCTTCTGGGGCTGTTTGCGTTATATCACAGCGCCCGGGTTATCGTCGACATGTCTGAAAGGCGAAGCGGTTTTGTTTCCTCGGTGACCCATGAACTCAAAACCCCACTGACCAATATCAGGATGTATATCGAGATGCTTGAGCAGGGTATCGCCCGTGATCAGGAACGGGAGCAGGAATACTTCCGGATTCTGGGATCTGAAAGCAGCAGGCTTTCAAGGCTTATAAATAACGTCCTGGAGTTTTCCAGACTGGAACGGAAACAACGCCCCTTGGATCTGCAGGAAGGATCTTTTGAGGAGGTTATTAAGGAAGTAGAGGATGTAATGGGGGAGAAGATCAGGCAGGAAGGCTTTGAGCTGATCATTGAAAATACCATTGCAAGACCGTTTAGTTATGACCGGGAAGTAATGATTCAGGTACTGATCAATCTTCTTGAAAACAGCATGAAATTCAGCAGAAATTCAACAATCAGGGAAATACGGCTCCAGGCCCGCCAGAGTGAAAAGCAAACCCTGATCTCGGTGTCTGACAAGGGGCCGGGCATCGGCCCCCAGGCATTGAAAAAGGTTTTTGATGATTTTTATCGGGAAGAAAATACATTGACCAGAACTACCAAGGGTACGGGCATCGGCCTTGCCCTGGTCAAAAAATTCGTCACCGCCATGGGCGGCAAGGTTGCCGCCCAGAACAATAAGGGCCCGGGGTGTACTGTAACAATTTCTCTACCAAATTAG